In Blastopirellula sp. J2-11, a single genomic region encodes these proteins:
- a CDS encoding SLC13 family permease — MSTQSTEGTGRIPMVGRWLGLAIAITLVAGPSLGWQLHPEDPQLNYMAAVAALMAVWWLTEALPIAATALVPLALMPLLGIQSMADVSASYGSRFIFLFLGGFLIALAVEESGLHRRIALSIVYAMGDQPRRIVLGFMIATAALSMWISNTATALLMLPIAASILTRVDAGQMSLERRINLGAALMLGIAYAASIGGVATIIGTPPNVAFASFYAKEYPDGEYVSFLSWMILALPFTLMFLGICWGAMTYWIFPCGSEASVGGREVIRDELDKLGAMSAAEWRVGGIFLVTALLWILREPTEGWGWGPLLQSKYADDGTAAILMALLCFYLPSGKEDGSRLLHWQSTVRIPWGVLLLFGGGVALAGGLHETGLDRFLGERLAGMMTGLSPIVMAALTASGMICLTELTSNLASVQMLNPILASTADELQVSPLLLLIPSTLAASCAFMMPVATPPNAIVYSSGRVTMRQMIKAGFVLNLVSLALIVLVISTIGPLVFHSLKM, encoded by the coding sequence ATGAGCACGCAATCTACGGAAGGAACAGGCCGGATCCCGATGGTCGGTCGCTGGCTTGGATTGGCGATCGCGATCACGTTGGTCGCCGGGCCAAGTCTCGGGTGGCAATTGCACCCAGAGGACCCTCAGCTGAACTACATGGCGGCCGTCGCTGCGCTGATGGCGGTTTGGTGGCTGACCGAAGCGTTGCCGATTGCGGCGACGGCGCTGGTTCCTCTGGCGCTGATGCCGTTGTTGGGCATTCAATCGATGGCCGATGTCTCAGCCAGCTACGGCAGTCGATTTATCTTTCTCTTCTTGGGGGGATTTTTGATCGCGTTGGCGGTGGAAGAAAGCGGACTGCACCGCCGCATCGCCCTGTCGATCGTCTACGCGATGGGAGATCAGCCGCGGCGGATTGTGCTAGGTTTCATGATCGCGACGGCGGCCCTTTCGATGTGGATCTCAAACACGGCGACCGCGTTGTTGATGCTGCCGATTGCGGCGAGCATTTTGACGCGCGTTGACGCCGGTCAGATGTCGCTAGAGCGGCGAATTAATCTGGGGGCTGCGCTGATGTTAGGAATCGCCTATGCGGCGAGCATCGGCGGAGTCGCAACGATTATTGGTACGCCGCCCAACGTCGCGTTCGCCAGCTTTTACGCCAAGGAATATCCCGATGGCGAATACGTCAGCTTTTTGAGTTGGATGATCCTTGCGCTTCCCTTCACGCTGATGTTTCTCGGCATTTGTTGGGGAGCGATGACTTACTGGATTTTTCCGTGCGGTTCCGAAGCTTCGGTCGGCGGACGAGAAGTGATCCGTGATGAGCTGGACAAGCTGGGGGCGATGTCGGCGGCGGAATGGCGCGTCGGAGGAATCTTTCTTGTCACGGCGCTGCTCTGGATCTTGCGCGAGCCGACCGAAGGCTGGGGATGGGGGCCTTTGTTGCAGAGCAAATATGCGGATGACGGCACAGCCGCGATTCTCATGGCGCTGCTTTGTTTCTATTTGCCCAGCGGAAAAGAAGATGGCAGTCGTTTGCTGCATTGGCAGTCAACCGTCCGAATTCCTTGGGGAGTGCTATTGCTGTTTGGCGGCGGCGTAGCGCTCGCCGGCGGATTGCACGAAACCGGACTCGATCGCTTTTTGGGGGAACGACTTGCCGGCATGATGACAGGCTTGTCGCCGATCGTCATGGCGGCGCTGACCGCCAGCGGAATGATTTGCCTGACTGAACTGACCTCAAATTTGGCGAGCGTGCAGATGCTGAATCCCATTTTGGCCAGCACGGCCGATGAGTTGCAGGTCAGCCCGCTGTTGCTGTTGATTCCCTCCACGCTGGCCGCGAGTTGCGCTTTTATGATGCCGGTGGCGACTCCCCCTAATGCGATCGTCTACAGCTCTGGTCGGGTGACCATGCGGCAGATGATCAAGGCCGGGTTCGTGTTGAACCTGGTGTCGCTGGCGCTGATTGTACTGGTGATTTCGACGATCGGGCCGCTCGTGTTCCATTCGTTGAAGATGTAG
- a CDS encoding DUF423 domain-containing protein, which yields MSRYNLITGALFGLTAVLVGTVFESTVKTKLDEELSEKEFELPEELDADGNILKPKRSIISEMDRADIADRWKSYRDGCQYIMYHGFSMLFLGFIASRAAKTNILAKLGGACFTFGALFLGFGLAIAGIGDLPILAVMAPLGALAFCGGWICITILSIRADAT from the coding sequence ATGTCGCGGTATAATTTAATCACCGGAGCCTTGTTTGGCCTTACGGCGGTCTTGGTTGGAACTGTGTTCGAATCAACCGTGAAAACGAAGCTAGACGAAGAGTTGTCCGAGAAAGAATTCGAACTGCCGGAAGAATTAGATGCTGACGGCAATATATTGAAACCAAAACGCAGCATTATTAGCGAAATGGACCGCGCAGATATTGCGGATAGATGGAAATCTTATCGAGATGGATGCCAGTACATAATGTACCACGGATTCTCGATGCTGTTTCTAGGATTCATCGCATCGCGTGCTGCGAAAACAAACATCCTAGCCAAACTTGGGGGCGCTTGTTTCACCTTCGGGGCCCTCTTTTTGGGATTCGGACTGGCCATTGCCGGAATAGGGGATTTGCCTATCCTCGCTGTCATGGCTCCGTTGGGCGCTTTAGCTTTTTGCGGAGGCTGGATCTGCATCACGATTTTGTCGATTCGGGCAGATGCAACCTAA
- a CDS encoding DUF1559 domain-containing protein encodes MQISFFGGRRRSAFTLVELLVVIAIIGVLIALLLPAVQQAREAARRISCSNNLKQLGLAMHNYHDTFLSLPYGQFAYGFHSGLAPAYTDTPGEQPFGATWFQGILPFVEQSAIYDAVKSDMPNMASTSWDETARKTVVGAFVCPSDPAGGKIGAVGFQGNYLGNSHNDILHPGNLADANGLFFNKSSINFRDITDGSSNTLMFGECVQDPAGTETDAIGAYWDGQFLEAVFSPRAAWGFNTEVPDLVRDGGCADSLKKPCGVGAPAAALQLLRSYHPGGVMVVRADSAVSFLPDTMNKDIYGNLGARNDGNVVGSF; translated from the coding sequence ATGCAGATCTCTTTCTTCGGCGGACGCCGCCGTAGCGCCTTCACGTTGGTCGAGTTGTTGGTGGTCATCGCGATCATCGGCGTCTTGATCGCATTGCTGCTGCCGGCCGTGCAACAAGCCCGCGAAGCGGCGCGACGCATTAGTTGCAGCAACAACTTGAAGCAGTTGGGCTTGGCGATGCACAATTATCACGATACTTTTCTGTCGTTGCCGTATGGGCAATTCGCCTATGGATTTCACAGTGGACTAGCCCCGGCTTATACCGACACTCCCGGCGAACAGCCATTTGGCGCTACGTGGTTTCAAGGGATTCTTCCGTTTGTAGAGCAATCTGCGATTTACGACGCTGTTAAGTCGGACATGCCGAACATGGCGTCCACTTCATGGGATGAGACGGCGCGCAAGACTGTTGTCGGTGCTTTCGTTTGCCCTTCCGATCCCGCTGGCGGAAAGATTGGCGCGGTTGGTTTTCAGGGTAACTATCTTGGAAACAGTCACAATGACATTCTGCACCCAGGCAATTTGGCCGATGCGAACGGTTTGTTTTTTAACAAGTCAAGCATCAATTTCCGCGACATCACGGATGGCTCCAGTAACACGCTGATGTTCGGCGAGTGCGTCCAGGATCCTGCTGGCACGGAAACTGACGCGATCGGAGCTTATTGGGATGGCCAGTTTCTAGAGGCCGTATTCAGCCCACGTGCGGCATGGGGATTTAATACCGAGGTTCCCGATCTTGTCCGTGACGGAGGATGTGCGGATTCTTTAAAGAAACCTTGCGGTGTTGGAGCTCCCGCCGCTGCGCTGCAATTACTGCGTAGTTATCATCCGGGCGGCGTCATGGTCGTTCGCGCCGATTCCGCCGTATCATTTCTGCCGGATACGATGAACAAAGATATCTATGGGAACCTGGGCGCACGCAATGACGGTAACGTCGTTGGCTCATTCTAA
- the pyrF gene encoding orotidine-5'-phosphate decarboxylase produces MANFAERLATAVQQKGTPTLVGIDPRFEQLPPALQTDSSLAGQAAAFEKFSCELIDAIADLVAVVKPQAAFFEQLGPLGMAALAKVVTYARQKGLLVILDCKRGDIGSTAEAYAKAYLGDDSAWGADCLTVSPYLGDDSLTPFVDQCVATDSGIFVLVKTSNPGSGTLQDLSIDGETIYRRMAAHVESLAAATKNTGQQYGAVGAVVGATYPEQLSELREVMPSAWLLVPGFGSQGGGPKDVAAAFDPNGLGALINNSRGLNFAFAKEPYKSQYGAAKWQDASAAATRDMIAALKADTPAGRLAAI; encoded by the coding sequence GTGGCTAACTTTGCAGAACGATTGGCGACGGCTGTCCAGCAGAAGGGAACTCCGACGCTGGTCGGTATCGATCCGCGGTTCGAGCAGCTTCCTCCTGCGCTGCAAACCGATTCGTCGCTGGCCGGCCAAGCCGCCGCGTTTGAAAAATTCTCGTGCGAGTTGATCGACGCGATCGCCGACCTGGTCGCTGTGGTCAAACCGCAAGCCGCTTTCTTCGAGCAACTCGGGCCGCTAGGAATGGCGGCGCTCGCCAAAGTGGTGACGTATGCCCGACAAAAGGGCTTGCTGGTGATCCTCGATTGCAAACGAGGGGATATCGGCAGCACGGCCGAAGCGTACGCTAAAGCGTATCTGGGGGACGACAGCGCCTGGGGCGCCGATTGCTTGACGGTCAGCCCTTACTTGGGCGATGACAGCCTGACGCCGTTTGTCGACCAGTGCGTTGCGACCGACTCTGGCATCTTTGTACTGGTGAAGACGTCGAACCCCGGCAGCGGCACGCTGCAAGATCTGTCGATTGACGGAGAGACGATCTATCGCCGAATGGCCGCGCATGTCGAGTCGTTAGCCGCTGCGACAAAAAACACGGGGCAGCAGTACGGCGCGGTGGGCGCTGTTGTCGGAGCGACCTATCCCGAGCAACTCTCGGAACTGCGCGAAGTGATGCCGTCGGCCTGGCTGCTCGTGCCGGGCTTCGGTAGCCAAGGGGGCGGTCCGAAAGATGTCGCCGCGGCGTTTGACCCCAACGGACTAGGAGCGCTCATCAACAACTCTCGCGGGCTGAACTTTGCGTTCGCCAAAGAGCCCTACAAATCGCAGTATGGCGCGGCGAAATGGCAAGACGCCAGCGCCGCCGCAACGCGCGATATGATCGCTGCGCTAAAGGCCGATACGCCGGCCGGACGACTCGCGGCAATTTAG
- the mutS gene encoding DNA mismatch repair protein MutS, giving the protein MNVTPMMQQYLEAKGVCGDAILFFRMGDFYELFNDDAKTAARVLGMTLTSRDKGENATPMAGFPHHQLDNYLGKLIHLGYRVAICDQVENPKEAKGIVRREITRIVTPGTLTDDALLEPRESNYLAAVALPGKKETAAEVGVAWVEMSTGRFYSGVFPTARLADQLARIAPSECLVPEESNVVPAHLHESILMTYRPAWAFGKEGAGEVLKRHFETMTLEGFGFGDQDQLAVCAAGAVLEYLEETQRTSLHHIERLTPYRASSTLEIDEATRRSLELTRTMRDGRRDGSLLDAIDRCVTVMGSRLLGDWLSNPLTDLEEIHRRLDGVEELVLEPALARDLRESLKEVYDLERLLARVMTGRASPRDLGYICKTLERLPHIKAKITSRRSSMLRLLEERLDLCPEIRSQLATALDESLPLSPRDGGVICAGFHADLDHLRGLAAGGKQWIAEYQKQEIERTGIANLKVGFNKVFGYYLEVTNVNRERIPTDYIRKQTLKNAERYITPELKEYEEKVLSADEKAKDLEYELFAQLRDAVQLDAKRIQQTADVLANLDCLLSLAELARERNYCRPQVGESTVLRILDGRHPVLDLKEIEGGFVPNDAQLDSESGFIGLITGPNMAGKSTYIRQVALISLMAQMGSFVPAREADLGIVDRIFARVGASDELSRGQSTFMVEMTETARILNTATNRSLVILDEIGRGTSTYDGVSLAWSIVEYLHDKIGCRTLFATHYHELTDLRSSLAGVVNLNVAVKEWDDKVIFLHKIVPGAADKSYGIYVARLAGVPREVNERAKQILNQLESEHLDSGGNAKIASKKERRPKTDLQLSLFGPHEHPLLEKLREVDVDETTPLQALQLLQSWKKDLQDEGAPGG; this is encoded by the coding sequence ATGAACGTCACCCCCATGATGCAGCAGTACCTCGAAGCGAAGGGAGTTTGCGGCGACGCGATCCTCTTCTTCCGGATGGGGGACTTCTACGAACTGTTTAACGACGATGCGAAGACCGCTGCGCGGGTGTTGGGGATGACCCTCACCAGTCGCGACAAAGGGGAAAACGCCACGCCGATGGCCGGATTCCCGCATCATCAGTTGGACAACTATCTCGGCAAGCTGATCCATCTGGGGTATCGCGTCGCGATCTGTGACCAGGTCGAAAACCCCAAAGAGGCCAAGGGGATCGTCCGCCGCGAGATCACGCGGATCGTCACGCCTGGCACGTTGACCGACGACGCGTTGCTCGAACCGCGCGAAAGCAACTACTTGGCCGCGGTCGCGCTGCCGGGCAAAAAAGAGACCGCCGCCGAAGTTGGAGTCGCCTGGGTCGAGATGTCGACCGGTCGCTTTTATAGCGGCGTCTTTCCGACGGCCCGGCTCGCCGATCAGTTGGCCCGGATCGCCCCTTCAGAATGTCTGGTTCCCGAAGAGTCGAACGTGGTGCCGGCGCATCTGCACGAGTCGATCTTAATGACCTATCGGCCTGCGTGGGCCTTTGGCAAAGAGGGCGCCGGCGAGGTTTTGAAGCGACACTTCGAGACGATGACGCTCGAAGGCTTTGGATTTGGCGATCAAGACCAGTTGGCCGTTTGTGCGGCCGGCGCGGTGCTGGAGTATCTGGAAGAAACGCAGCGGACTTCGCTGCACCACATTGAGCGGCTCACGCCGTATCGCGCTAGCTCGACTTTGGAGATCGACGAGGCGACGCGGCGTTCGTTGGAACTGACCCGCACGATGCGTGATGGTCGCCGCGACGGTTCGTTGCTCGACGCGATCGATCGCTGCGTCACGGTGATGGGAAGCCGTTTGCTGGGGGATTGGCTTTCGAATCCGCTGACCGATTTAGAAGAGATTCATCGACGGCTCGACGGGGTCGAAGAACTGGTGCTGGAGCCGGCGCTCGCCCGCGATCTGCGGGAGAGCTTGAAAGAGGTTTACGATCTCGAACGGCTGCTTGCCCGCGTGATGACAGGCCGTGCGTCGCCGCGCGATCTAGGCTACATCTGCAAGACGCTCGAGCGTCTGCCGCATATCAAAGCGAAGATCACTTCGCGGCGGAGCAGCATGCTGCGGCTATTGGAAGAGCGGTTGGATCTATGCCCCGAGATTCGCTCGCAACTTGCGACGGCGCTGGATGAGAGCTTGCCTCTTTCTCCGCGTGACGGCGGCGTGATCTGCGCCGGCTTTCATGCCGATCTCGATCACCTGCGAGGTCTAGCGGCCGGCGGCAAGCAATGGATCGCCGAGTATCAAAAGCAGGAGATTGAACGGACCGGCATCGCCAATTTAAAGGTCGGCTTCAACAAAGTGTTTGGTTACTATCTGGAAGTGACCAACGTCAATCGCGAGCGCATTCCGACCGACTACATCCGCAAACAGACGCTCAAGAATGCCGAGCGCTACATCACGCCCGAGCTGAAAGAGTATGAAGAAAAAGTTCTCTCGGCCGACGAAAAGGCGAAAGACCTCGAGTACGAACTGTTCGCCCAACTGCGCGACGCGGTGCAGTTAGACGCCAAGCGAATTCAGCAAACCGCTGACGTATTGGCGAACTTGGACTGTCTGTTGTCGCTGGCCGAACTGGCGCGAGAGCGCAACTATTGTCGCCCTCAGGTGGGCGAATCGACGGTGCTGCGGATCTTGGATGGTCGTCATCCAGTGCTCGACTTGAAAGAGATCGAAGGGGGCTTTGTTCCGAACGACGCGCAGCTCGACAGCGAGTCTGGCTTTATCGGCCTGATCACCGGCCCTAACATGGCGGGCAAAAGCACCTACATTCGTCAGGTCGCGCTCATCTCGCTGATGGCGCAGATGGGCAGTTTTGTACCGGCTCGCGAAGCCGATCTGGGGATCGTCGATCGGATCTTCGCCCGGGTTGGCGCCAGCGACGAGCTGTCGCGTGGGCAAAGTACGTTCATGGTCGAGATGACTGAGACGGCCCGCATTTTGAACACGGCGACCAATCGCAGTTTGGTGATCTTGGACGAGATCGGCCGCGGCACCAGCACGTATGACGGCGTTTCGCTCGCCTGGTCGATTGTCGAATATCTGCATGACAAGATCGGCTGCCGCACGTTGTTTGCGACCCACTATCACGAGCTGACCGATTTGCGAAGTTCGCTGGCTGGCGTCGTTAATTTGAACGTGGCGGTCAAAGAGTGGGACGACAAAGTGATCTTCCTGCACAAGATTGTTCCCGGCGCCGCCGACAAAAGTTACGGCATCTATGTTGCTCGTTTGGCCGGCGTACCGCGTGAAGTGAACGAGCGGGCCAAACAGATTTTGAATCAGCTAGAATCAGAGCATCTTGACAGCGGCGGCAACGCGAAGATCGCGTCAAAAAAAGAGCGACGCCCGAAGACCGATTTGCAGTTGAGTCTGTTCGGTCCGCACGAGCACCCGCTGCTCGAGAAATTGCGTGAGGTCGATGTCGATGAGACGACCCCGCTACAGGCATTGCAATTGTTGCAGTCCTGGAAGAAAGATTTGCAAGACGAAGGAGCACCCGGTGGCTAA
- a CDS encoding WD40 repeat domain-containing protein produces the protein MSKRIRCPQCGEAIRIASDLPDGKIACASCGGRFKVRRKERVEEEELKLAPLPVAAEPPPRLNPLPLQEPSAAPSKEISPYVIVAGIAAVLLGVVCGAIALGLTSFGDRQNSIDSAVAQMSEAEKPGPTENLQSETSAAKPFRPSEYSSQGNFVTYETAAAAAPTTPELIAIRGQVNPWEKRAFWQHYFVAEGNWNLDIGPGRKWTIAPDLKLLIEPNSIPYSPCRVSRRKSIEFPTMADMQGPFAILPPETRWEQPSYKFTAEKIDFAGIVQQANRAKLSDDELRKAFAEKIRELAPYEIHRNAPFRLMDLRTGEQVGHFSDLLPLCWEIALSLDGTWAISADPVPEDCKSPERKLFVWKKDQIDGPIGTIDLEHTLIWLSFIDEKRLLFLDAGEAGVSLKLWDVETNEQVARLEIDPEQFPVRDQTVHTEANKVLMMELGRRSRERREEAPRPRPDRKKKTNLEEGTDTYQLNDPHAITTRWSPRKELGTLSPDGKHLILHGHASLLICAIPRLTIQGTFSRTQESYRTFSVYGNWPTFDFSADGRELLGHFGNQQLRISTQNGQVLEWREPVSAVIPGANLTRRLSPLPNWRTWSFTEQGLPFSHLIRQPRVPQGRQTVIKLGIDASNALLVKEMTHQPGGNNGRYEMHLRSLAEDSPSPATAQPQSSPLNSQQLLDAIALHPEFLQTTPRRRKPVTAAELKPLSREFDFTVGGSPWTPPQSMTPPTIPWPDAWNGLEGGELQLQAEDLVWIPPADPTNSFHSKQVVLALPGLAKVWRPRADDFPERISAFNFEKLESNYDRTRRIRTTWEKGEGAAPLVVLDPQHSRFALTCHWGWRDVVIVFDKEGQPLFRLTPGIGPVQAVAFAGPQRLLTLADGRLTAWDTTSGADLWEVDGSYHGTIAVGPQARWLAVANANSVDLLTTETGELLSRAPIEHAAVVPRFAISSDGRYLAAWVQEEFTKLDEEMARKRPDLPPNYNPVVETTALVGDLTTQTWREIAIQGGASGHCFGFVGPDLLAVGGHDSTHIYDLKLQLELATGPGKMHLAPNGALWKVATKSTFERVWRRIPFPDPQLVDHQVLLNPDRRVGGGTIPQYQLEVDLGKSIYTNQHGPQIASRLNAAGFKIGPSEWTIRVTAQAGLTGDSLKAIREIHNPVAAKYNIPQITYHWTILNAEGEEIYATKSQGHFLAGKSRYYKGAPLDPRRNARDLPEGMYQFSGDPTRDMAEEILRTGDGLVRIPLLAKFKNAAANVVSVENQQVELPIALMADTSSK, from the coding sequence ATGTCGAAACGTATCCGTTGCCCACAGTGTGGTGAAGCAATACGCATCGCTTCTGATTTGCCAGACGGAAAGATTGCCTGCGCCAGCTGCGGCGGCCGCTTCAAGGTTCGCCGCAAAGAACGAGTCGAGGAGGAAGAACTAAAACTTGCCCCGCTTCCTGTTGCGGCCGAACCTCCCCCCAGGCTCAACCCTTTGCCGCTGCAAGAACCTTCTGCTGCTCCATCGAAAGAGATCTCTCCTTATGTGATCGTCGCGGGCATTGCAGCGGTGCTGCTTGGTGTTGTCTGCGGCGCAATCGCCTTGGGGCTCACGAGTTTTGGCGATCGCCAAAACTCCATCGATTCCGCAGTTGCCCAAATGTCCGAAGCCGAGAAGCCTGGTCCTACAGAGAATCTGCAGTCGGAAACGAGCGCGGCCAAGCCCTTTCGTCCTAGCGAATACTCTTCTCAGGGGAACTTTGTCACCTATGAAACGGCCGCGGCTGCAGCCCCGACCACGCCGGAGTTGATCGCGATTCGCGGCCAGGTGAATCCCTGGGAAAAGCGTGCTTTCTGGCAACACTATTTCGTCGCGGAGGGGAACTGGAATCTTGATATCGGTCCAGGCCGCAAGTGGACGATTGCCCCCGATTTGAAATTGCTGATCGAACCGAATTCGATCCCTTATAGCCCCTGCCGCGTTAGCCGTAGGAAAAGTATCGAATTTCCGACGATGGCCGACATGCAGGGACCTTTTGCAATCTTGCCCCCAGAAACCCGCTGGGAACAGCCCAGCTACAAGTTTACCGCAGAGAAAATCGATTTCGCAGGGATCGTTCAACAAGCGAATCGAGCAAAGCTCTCCGACGACGAATTGCGCAAAGCGTTCGCAGAAAAGATCAGGGAGCTGGCTCCCTACGAGATCCATCGCAACGCTCCTTTTCGTTTGATGGATCTGCGCACAGGCGAACAGGTCGGGCATTTCAGTGATTTGTTACCGCTGTGTTGGGAAATCGCACTCAGTCTTGACGGGACATGGGCCATTAGCGCGGATCCGGTTCCCGAAGATTGCAAATCACCAGAGCGAAAGCTGTTTGTCTGGAAGAAAGATCAAATCGACGGACCGATCGGCACGATCGATTTGGAACATACGTTGATCTGGCTGAGCTTTATTGACGAGAAACGTCTGCTGTTTTTGGATGCTGGGGAAGCGGGCGTTTCGTTGAAACTTTGGGATGTCGAAACAAACGAGCAAGTCGCCCGGTTGGAGATCGATCCAGAGCAATTTCCAGTGCGAGATCAGACGGTCCACACGGAAGCGAACAAGGTGCTGATGATGGAATTGGGACGTCGCAGCCGAGAGCGACGGGAAGAGGCGCCCCGCCCGCGACCCGACAGAAAAAAGAAAACCAATCTGGAAGAAGGGACGGACACTTATCAACTGAACGATCCGCACGCGATCACCACGCGTTGGTCGCCGCGGAAAGAACTGGGAACGCTAAGTCCTGATGGGAAGCACCTCATCTTGCATGGCCACGCAAGTTTGTTGATCTGCGCAATCCCTCGGTTGACGATTCAAGGGACGTTTAGCCGCACCCAGGAGTCGTACCGCACCTTCTCCGTTTATGGAAATTGGCCCACGTTCGATTTCTCGGCCGATGGACGGGAACTCTTGGGACATTTTGGAAATCAGCAACTCCGAATCTCGACGCAAAATGGTCAAGTTCTGGAGTGGCGCGAACCTGTTTCCGCGGTAATTCCCGGAGCGAATTTGACACGGCGACTCTCGCCGCTGCCTAACTGGCGAACGTGGTCCTTTACCGAGCAGGGCCTTCCCTTCTCGCATCTGATACGTCAGCCAAGAGTGCCCCAAGGAAGGCAAACAGTTATCAAGCTGGGCATCGACGCCAGTAACGCGCTGCTGGTGAAAGAGATGACCCATCAACCTGGCGGAAACAACGGACGCTATGAGATGCATCTCCGCTCGCTGGCGGAGGATTCTCCCAGCCCAGCGACTGCCCAACCCCAATCATCCCCACTGAATTCGCAACAATTGCTGGACGCCATCGCGTTGCATCCAGAGTTCTTACAAACGACGCCTCGGCGGAGGAAACCGGTCACCGCCGCCGAGTTGAAGCCGCTGAGTCGAGAGTTCGATTTCACCGTGGGAGGATCGCCTTGGACGCCGCCGCAATCGATGACTCCGCCCACCATTCCTTGGCCTGACGCTTGGAATGGGCTCGAAGGGGGAGAGCTTCAGTTACAAGCAGAGGATCTCGTTTGGATTCCGCCCGCAGATCCGACGAATAGCTTCCACTCGAAACAAGTCGTGCTGGCATTACCGGGTTTGGCGAAAGTTTGGCGACCGCGAGCCGATGACTTCCCAGAGCGGATATCGGCATTCAATTTTGAAAAATTGGAGAGTAACTATGATCGAACCCGCAGGATTCGAACTACCTGGGAAAAAGGAGAAGGCGCTGCACCTCTTGTCGTACTTGACCCGCAGCATTCTCGTTTCGCCCTGACGTGTCACTGGGGATGGCGCGACGTGGTGATCGTGTTCGACAAGGAGGGACAACCTCTGTTTCGCCTTACGCCGGGGATTGGCCCAGTCCAAGCGGTTGCGTTTGCGGGACCTCAACGGTTGCTCACCTTGGCCGATGGCCGATTGACCGCTTGGGATACGACGAGTGGAGCCGACCTATGGGAAGTCGATGGCAGTTATCACGGGACCATCGCCGTGGGCCCACAGGCGCGTTGGCTCGCGGTCGCCAATGCGAATAGCGTCGACTTACTGACGACGGAAACGGGGGAGTTGCTAAGCCGGGCGCCCATCGAACATGCGGCTGTAGTTCCTCGATTCGCGATCAGTTCTGACGGCCGCTACCTGGCCGCATGGGTCCAAGAAGAATTTACCAAGTTGGACGAGGAAATGGCCCGGAAACGCCCTGACCTGCCGCCGAACTATAATCCTGTGGTCGAAACAACCGCTCTTGTGGGCGACTTGACGACCCAAACGTGGCGCGAGATAGCGATCCAGGGAGGCGCATCTGGACATTGCTTTGGGTTTGTTGGCCCTGATCTATTGGCCGTGGGCGGGCACGACAGCACCCACATCTATGATTTAAAGCTTCAGCTCGAACTGGCCACAGGGCCCGGCAAAATGCACTTGGCCCCTAACGGCGCTTTGTGGAAGGTTGCGACCAAGTCGACCTTCGAACGAGTCTGGCGGCGCATCCCCTTTCCCGACCCTCAACTTGTCGACCACCAGGTTCTGCTGAATCCGGATCGGCGCGTCGGCGGGGGAACAATTCCCCAATACCAGCTTGAGGTTGATCTGGGCAAATCGATATATACCAATCAGCACGGACCCCAGATCGCTTCGAGACTGAACGCCGCCGGATTTAAGATCGGTCCCAGCGAGTGGACGATTCGCGTCACGGCTCAAGCCGGACTGACAGGCGATTCCCTGAAAGCGATCCGAGAGATTCATAATCCTGTCGCCGCAAAGTACAACATCCCTCAAATCACCTACCACTGGACAATCCTAAATGCCGAGGGGGAGGAGATCTACGCAACCAAGTCGCAAGGGCATTTTCTCGCGGGCAAAAGTCGCTACTACAAAGGTGCTCCGTTGGACCCGCGTCGTAACGCCAGAGATCTTCCGGAGGGGATGTATCAATTCTCAGGCGATCCCACTCGAGATATGGCCGAGGAAATCCTGCGAACAGGTGACGGCCTAGTGCGCATTCCGCTGCTGGCCAAATTCAAAAATGCCGCCGCCAACGTCGTCTCGGTCGAGAACCAACAAGTGGAGTTACCGATTGCCTTGATGGCTGACACTTCTTCTAAGTAG